One genomic region from Haloarcula taiwanensis encodes:
- a CDS encoding lysine biosynthesis enzyme LysX, with amino-acid sequence MKVGLLYSRIRRDEKLLLSELRERDHEIEKIDVRKQQFNIHEAPEAFEDLDIVVDRCLATSRSVYATKFAQAYGVPVVNGPEVADTCADKVNNSLALEAAGVPTPNTDVAFTKDAALESIEKFGYPCVLKPVVGSWGRLMAKIDSRSAAEAILEHKETLGHYEHKIFYVQEFVEKPGRDMRVLAVDGEPIAAMVRSSDHWLTNAAKGAETAEFELDDRALELVEKASDAVGGGLLGIDLMEVGVAESEADQPRAREFDDYTVHEVNHTVEFKALNEVTDVDVPAKVVDWLETKAATEADAEVTA; translated from the coding sequence ATGAAAGTCGGACTCCTCTACTCGCGTATCCGCCGGGACGAGAAGTTGCTCCTGTCGGAACTGCGCGAGCGCGACCACGAAATCGAGAAGATAGACGTTCGCAAACAGCAGTTCAACATCCACGAGGCCCCCGAGGCCTTCGAGGATCTGGACATCGTCGTCGACCGCTGTCTGGCGACCAGCCGCAGCGTGTACGCGACGAAGTTCGCACAGGCCTACGGCGTGCCGGTCGTCAACGGCCCCGAGGTCGCCGACACATGTGCGGACAAGGTCAACAACAGCCTCGCGCTGGAGGCCGCGGGCGTGCCGACGCCCAACACCGACGTGGCCTTTACCAAGGACGCCGCGCTGGAGTCAATCGAGAAGTTCGGCTACCCCTGCGTCCTCAAGCCGGTCGTCGGCTCCTGGGGCCGCCTGATGGCGAAGATCGACTCGCGCTCGGCCGCCGAGGCCATCCTCGAACACAAGGAGACGCTCGGCCACTACGAGCACAAGATATTCTACGTGCAGGAGTTCGTCGAAAAGCCCGGCCGCGACATGCGCGTGCTGGCCGTCGACGGCGAGCCCATCGCGGCGATGGTCCGCTCCTCGGACCACTGGCTCACCAACGCCGCCAAGGGCGCAGAGACCGCCGAGTTCGAACTGGACGACCGCGCGCTGGAACTGGTCGAGAAGGCCTCCGACGCCGTCGGTGGCGGCCTGCTGGGTATCGACCTGATGGAGGTCGGGGTAGCGGAGAGCGAGGCCGACCAGCCGCGAGCGCGCGAGTTCGACGACTACACCGTCCACGAGGTGAACCACACAGTCGAGTTCAAGGCGCTGAACGAGGTCACGGACGTGGACGTGCCCGCGAAGGTCGTCGACTGGCTCGAAACCAAGGCGGCGACCGAGGCTGACGCCGAGGTGACGGCATGA
- a CDS encoding lysine biosynthesis protein LysW produces MAECIECGADVSLHDNLEVGEIVDCATCGAELEVVGADPVELDSAPELEEDWGE; encoded by the coding sequence ATGGCAGAATGCATCGAGTGTGGGGCGGACGTGTCCCTGCACGACAACCTCGAAGTCGGAGAGATCGTTGACTGTGCCACCTGCGGTGCCGAACTGGAAGTCGTCGGCGCCGACCCCGTCGAGCTCGACAGCGCACCCGAGCTCGAAGAGGACTGGGGTGAGTGA